The following are from one region of the Mesorhizobium sp. B4-1-4 genome:
- a CDS encoding carbohydrate kinase family protein, which produces MVKSAKILAVGGAHIDRRGQVAGPYVPAASNPGTMREDVGGGVFNALRSTVRRGVSASLLSVRGGDAAGDTVSRGIAEAGIKDLSAVFLDRTTPSYTALIDREGELIVGFADMVLYDLAFPKQIRRSKMREVVADADAILCDANLPASALERLVSLAAGKPVFAIAISPAKVTRLIPVLGELAQLFMNRREAVVLAGVNSSASEREMIDGLRCNGLASGVVTAGSAPVLGFDEAGAFSILPPAPRKVADVTGAGDALAGATVAALLRGLPLRQALREGVAAATLAIESANAVPEFTAASFAEALALVPDAREMA; this is translated from the coding sequence GGTGAAATCCGCGAAGATACTGGCCGTGGGCGGCGCCCATATCGATCGGCGTGGCCAGGTGGCCGGTCCGTACGTGCCAGCGGCGTCCAATCCCGGCACAATGCGCGAGGATGTCGGCGGCGGCGTATTCAACGCGTTGCGCAGCACGGTGCGCCGAGGTGTCTCGGCTTCGCTGCTGTCGGTGCGCGGCGGCGATGCCGCGGGCGATACCGTGTCACGCGGTATAGCGGAAGCCGGCATTAAAGACCTGTCGGCAGTGTTCCTCGATCGCACCACGCCGAGCTACACGGCGCTGATTGACCGCGAGGGCGAGTTGATCGTCGGCTTTGCCGACATGGTGCTTTATGATCTGGCCTTCCCCAAGCAGATCAGGCGCTCCAAGATGCGGGAGGTGGTCGCCGACGCCGACGCCATCCTGTGCGACGCCAATCTGCCGGCGTCGGCTCTGGAGCGGCTGGTCTCGCTCGCCGCCGGCAAACCGGTTTTCGCCATTGCCATTTCGCCGGCCAAGGTGACGCGGCTGATACCGGTGCTCGGCGAACTGGCGCAACTCTTCATGAACCGGCGAGAGGCCGTTGTACTGGCTGGCGTCAATTCGAGTGCCTCCGAGCGAGAGATGATCGACGGGTTGCGATGCAACGGCCTTGCCAGTGGCGTGGTCACGGCAGGCAGCGCGCCGGTGCTGGGCTTCGATGAAGCAGGCGCGTTTTCGATCCTGCCGCCTGCCCCGAGGAAAGTCGCCGATGTCACCGGCGCCGGCGACGCGCTGGCGGGTGCGACGGTCGCGGCGCTGTTGCGCGGTCTGCCACTGCGCCAGGCCTTGCGCGAAGGCGTCGCGGCGGCAACGCTGGCCATCGAAAGCGCCAACGCCGTGCCAGAATTCACCGCGGCGAGCTTCGCGGAAGCACTGGCCCTTGTGCCGGATGCGCGGGAAATGGCATGA